The Desulfovibrio legallii genome window below encodes:
- a CDS encoding DUF2333 family protein translates to MKLPELPAVLKLQVVLKTLAVQACLLVGVLLVAWGLQRAYSFVDRTTFPQAMNVPAAAADLPDTEKGKILLDSISNQMRRELDSTFGWSFNDIIFNRFILDNRAYRQYGVYHATKFLLDLYSSQIAKLGSSDRESEFLYKARINSFAIDPRSFMFPSAEGSYKKGLKLLEDYKTSLDKGTGVYNCRTDDLYASFVTMTGENMLGYAQGLLENAQSLPFYELDNRIYEVQGIVLVLRDFVNALYQLYPEIKAKNNEENMAAAMTYMDRIATYDPLYITSTFNSGELILSYLLFTKARLEDIRDSIRM, encoded by the coding sequence ATGAAACTGCCCGAACTTCCCGCCGTCCTGAAACTGCAGGTGGTACTGAAAACCCTGGCTGTGCAGGCCTGTCTGCTGGTAGGCGTGCTGTTGGTGGCTTGGGGCCTGCAGCGCGCCTACAGCTTTGTGGACCGCACCACCTTTCCGCAGGCCATGAACGTGCCTGCCGCGGCCGCCGATCTGCCGGACACAGAAAAAGGTAAAATTCTGCTGGATTCCATCAGCAACCAGATGCGCCGCGAGCTCGACTCCACCTTTGGCTGGAGCTTCAACGACATTATTTTTAACCGCTTTATTCTGGATAACCGCGCCTACCGCCAGTACGGAGTGTACCACGCCACTAAGTTTCTGCTGGACCTCTATTCCAGCCAGATCGCCAAGCTGGGCTCCAGCGACCGGGAAAGCGAATTTCTCTACAAAGCCCGCATCAACAGCTTCGCCATTGATCCACGCAGCTTCATGTTCCCTTCGGCCGAAGGTTCCTACAAAAAAGGGCTCAAACTGCTGGAGGACTACAAGACTTCTCTGGATAAAGGCACAGGGGTTTACAACTGCCGCACGGACGATCTCTACGCCTCTTTTGTGACCATGACCGGAGAAAACATGCTGGGCTACGCCCAGGGCCTGCTGGAAAACGCCCAGAGCCTGCCCTTCTATGAGCTGGACAACCGCATCTATGAGGTACAGGGCATCGTGCTGGTGCTGCGCGACTTCGTCAACGCCCTCTACCAACTCTATCCAGAGATCAAGGCCAAAAACAACGAGGAAAATATGGCTGCAGCCATGACATATATGGACCGCATCGCCACTTATGATCCTCTCTATATCACCTCCACCTTCAATTCCGGCGAGCTGATTCTTTCCTATCTGCTCTTCACTAAGGCCCGGCTGGAAGACATTCGCGACAGCATCCGCATGTAG
- a CDS encoding precorrin-8X methylmutase — protein MPPIAPAPSHGPAPAPTAAPSAIVLDPAHTPATIEARSFAVIDAEIPEPRPFSGPLWQVARRCVHTLGDTEIVPDLRLSAQGLRNGLDALLRGCTVFTDTRMAAAGLPLRRLTPLGVSVTPIMSLPGLDQLAKTRDTTRTRAGLELLAPRMGGQIVAIGNAPTALLGLLDALAAGAPVPALIIGMPVGFVNAAQSKALLHQSPWPHFTLLGRKGGSALAATCVNALAELALAERKT, from the coding sequence ATGCCCCCTATCGCTCCCGCCCCCTCCCATGGCCCGGCTCCCGCCCCCACCGCCGCGCCGTCTGCAATCGTCCTGGATCCGGCCCACACCCCGGCCACCATTGAGGCCCGCTCCTTTGCCGTTATTGATGCGGAAATCCCCGAACCTCGCCCTTTTTCCGGTCCGCTCTGGCAGGTGGCCCGACGCTGCGTCCACACCCTGGGCGATACGGAAATCGTGCCCGACCTGCGCCTGAGCGCCCAGGGCCTGCGCAACGGCCTGGACGCCCTGCTGCGCGGCTGCACGGTCTTTACCGATACCCGCATGGCCGCCGCCGGTCTGCCCCTGCGCCGCCTTACCCCCCTGGGCGTCAGCGTTACACCCATTATGAGCCTGCCCGGCCTGGACCAGCTGGCCAAAACCCGCGATACCACCCGCACCCGCGCCGGACTGGAACTGCTGGCCCCCCGCATGGGCGGCCAAATCGTGGCCATTGGCAACGCCCCCACCGCCCTGCTGGGCCTGCTGGACGCCCTGGCCGCCGGAGCGCCCGTCCCCGCACTGATCATCGGCATGCCCGTGGGCTTCGTCAACGCCGCCCAATCCAAAGCCCTGCTCCACCAAAGCCCCTGGCCCCACTTCACCCTCCTGGGGCGCAAGGGCGGCTCTGCCCTGGCCGCCACCTGCGTCAACGCCCTGGCCGAACTGGCCCTGGCCGAACGAAAAACGTGA
- a CDS encoding DUF1611 domain-containing protein — translation MSAPALVAPPGCVVAGTGSASGKTTCTLALLCALRARGLTARAAKTGPDFIDVAFHAALTGQPAANLDTWMCRAARPTARATPGRQLPAGLRRLYARLCAPDAAGRPPDLIVVEGAMGLFDGGHRGAGSTALLAARLGLPVLLCLHAGGLGQSAAAVAEGFLRHRPAWAAHEAPLAFLGLICTHVGSPRHADLLRTALAPLRKDLPLLGLLPRQGAPDLRSRHLGLVEAREALPFMDRAGLARWMEENCRLDQLLRRLGLAVGRAAPADLPAGSAARLTACHALSLTPSLPPDPAVNPARALSANLTDIPTGTLTAKQTATASPLPPAKPAAGSPADRATAPVAAAAPATRFFAAARAVPPDLAPPPAATSCAPNPAAAASADALLPPPAAPARARRPSRRSRRRPVVGMAWDAAFSFCYADLPALWQELGAQVAVFSPLRDSAPPPYCAGLYFPGGYPELHAAALAANTSFRTALTRLADAGLPIYGECGGYIYLMRSLHLSGQDYPMSGLLPQTCTLTDRRAALGYRAALALPDWPAPTQTAAPLWTRGHEYHYAQEDGPLPAACRPLWRLYDSAGGLLREEGCRLGSVAGSWLHCYPEGSRRFWRTWLRALPPI, via the coding sequence GTGTCCGCCCCCGCCCTTGTCGCGCCCCCCGGCTGCGTGGTGGCCGGCACGGGCAGCGCCAGCGGCAAGACCACCTGCACTCTGGCCCTGCTCTGCGCCCTGCGCGCCAGAGGCCTGACGGCGCGCGCCGCCAAGACCGGCCCGGACTTTATCGACGTGGCCTTCCACGCCGCGCTTACGGGCCAGCCCGCCGCCAACCTGGATACCTGGATGTGCCGCGCGGCCCGGCCCACGGCCAGAGCAACGCCGGGCCGCCAACTGCCCGCCGGCCTGCGCCGCCTGTACGCCCGGCTCTGCGCGCCCGACGCGGCCGGCCGCCCGCCGGACCTGATTGTGGTGGAAGGGGCCATGGGCCTTTTTGACGGCGGACACAGGGGCGCAGGCAGCACGGCCCTTCTGGCGGCCCGGCTGGGCCTGCCCGTGCTGCTCTGTCTGCACGCCGGCGGCCTGGGGCAGTCCGCAGCGGCCGTGGCCGAAGGTTTTTTGCGCCACCGCCCGGCCTGGGCCGCCCACGAAGCCCCCCTTGCCTTTCTGGGCCTGATCTGCACCCATGTGGGCAGCCCACGCCACGCTGACCTGCTGCGCACGGCCCTGGCCCCTTTGCGCAAGGATCTTCCCCTGCTGGGCCTGCTGCCGCGCCAGGGCGCGCCCGATCTGCGCTCCCGCCATCTGGGCCTGGTAGAGGCCCGCGAGGCCCTGCCCTTCATGGACCGCGCCGGACTGGCCCGCTGGATGGAAGAAAACTGCCGCCTGGATCAGCTGCTGCGCCGCCTGGGTCTTGCCGTGGGCCGCGCAGCCCCTGCTGACCTGCCCGCTGGCAGTGCCGCCAGGCTCACAGCCTGCCACGCTCTCAGCCTGACTCCCAGCCTGCCCCCCGATCCAGCCGTCAATCCGGCCCGCGCGCTGTCCGCCAATCTGACCGACATCCCGACCGGCACTCTGACCGCCAAGCAAACCGCTACTGCAAGCCCCCTGCCGCCCGCCAAGCCGGCGGCAGGCAGCCCCGCAGATCGCGCAACTGCGCCCGTTGCGGCTGCAGCGCCGGCCACACGTTTCTTTGCGGCTGCCCGCGCCGTGCCGCCGGACCTGGCCCCGCCGCCAGCCGCAACTTCCTGCGCCCCCAACCCTGCCGCAGCGGCCTCAGCCGACGCTCTCCTGCCACCGCCTGCCGCCCCGGCGCGCGCCCGGCGCCCCTCGCGCCGTTCCCGACGACGCCCCGTAGTGGGTATGGCCTGGGACGCGGCCTTCAGCTTCTGTTACGCCGACCTGCCCGCTCTGTGGCAGGAACTGGGGGCGCAGGTGGCCGTTTTCTCGCCCCTGCGGGACAGTGCGCCGCCCCCGTACTGCGCGGGTCTCTACTTTCCCGGCGGCTATCCGGAGCTGCACGCCGCCGCCCTGGCGGCCAACACGTCCTTCCGCACGGCCCTGACCCGTCTGGCCGACGCAGGCCTGCCCATCTACGGCGAATGCGGCGGCTACATTTATCTCATGCGCTCCCTGCACCTCTCCGGCCAGGACTACCCCATGAGCGGTCTGCTGCCCCAGACCTGCACCCTCACCGACCGTCGTGCGGCCCTGGGCTACCGCGCGGCCCTGGCCTTGCCGGACTGGCCAGCCCCCACCCAAACCGCCGCCCCCCTCTGGACGCGGGGACACGAATACCACTATGCTCAGGAGGACGGCCCCCTGCCCGCCGCCTGCCGCCCCCTCTGGCGGCTGTACGACAGCGCGGGCGGTCTGCTGCGCGAAGAAGGCTGCCGTCTGGGCTCCGTGGCCGGATCCTGGCTGCACTGCTACCCGGAGGGCTCCCGCCGCTTCTGGCGGACCTGGCTGCGCGCCCTGCCCCCAATCTGA
- a CDS encoding chemotaxis protein produces the protein MAQTNILLETGTNELEIVEFFVNQDGYEAHYGLNVAKVVEIGRRQPVTAMPEMRHKALLGAFLHRNGRIVPLIDMAQFLGSGPITNEDAKVIVTEFNKVCTGFLVSGVNRIYRLSWTDVEAPGQFLQNMSRSSITGVVRLEERVIFLLDLEAIVAELHPAMALRFDGAGLTEKDGKTYRILHVDDSSSIRSLLLDLLNKEGRFVVEQRVNGQEAWNYLQELRDRCQQENRPIFDFVQGVITDIEMPAMDGLALCKHIKEDPVLRQLPVAIFSSMINESLSRKCAVVGADAQYTKPDLKALSVKLHELISRLLATARA, from the coding sequence ATGGCCCAGACCAATATTCTGCTGGAAACTGGCACCAACGAACTGGAAATTGTCGAATTTTTCGTCAATCAGGACGGCTACGAGGCCCACTATGGCCTCAACGTGGCCAAGGTGGTGGAGATCGGCCGCCGCCAGCCCGTGACCGCCATGCCAGAAATGCGCCACAAGGCTCTTCTGGGAGCCTTTCTGCACCGCAACGGACGCATTGTGCCGCTCATCGACATGGCCCAGTTTCTGGGCAGCGGCCCCATCACCAATGAAGACGCCAAGGTCATCGTTACGGAGTTCAACAAGGTCTGCACGGGTTTTCTGGTTTCCGGGGTCAACCGCATCTACCGCCTGAGCTGGACGGATGTGGAGGCCCCCGGCCAGTTCTTGCAGAACATGAGCCGCAGCTCCATCACCGGCGTGGTGCGCCTGGAAGAACGGGTCATCTTTCTGCTGGACCTGGAAGCCATTGTAGCCGAGCTGCACCCGGCCATGGCCCTGCGCTTTGACGGCGCGGGCCTCACCGAAAAGGACGGCAAAACCTATCGCATCCTGCATGTGGACGATTCCAGCAGCATCCGCTCTCTGCTTCTGGACCTGCTCAACAAAGAGGGACGTTTTGTGGTGGAACAGCGCGTCAACGGGCAGGAAGCCTGGAACTACCTGCAGGAACTGCGCGACCGCTGCCAGCAGGAAAACCGCCCCATTTTCGACTTTGTGCAGGGCGTCATCACAGACATTGAAATGCCCGCCATGGACGGCCTGGCCCTGTGCAAGCACATCAAAGAAGACCCCGTGCTGCGTCAGCTGCCCGTGGCCATCTTTTCTTCCATGATCAACGAGAGTCTGTCGCGCAAATGCGCAGTGGTGGGTGCGGACGCCCAGTACACCAAGCCGGACCTCAAGGCCCTTTCGGTCAAGCTGCACGAGCTTATTTCGCGTCTGCTGGCCACGGCCAGGGCCTGA
- a CDS encoding ATP-binding protein produces MKCKICKAEAAVALRSHNAAFCPACYKEFFARQVTRGIEGQNLFSHEERVLVALSGGKDSLALMLELSRQGYNVTGLHIDLGIPGSSAAARGVTERFCAKHGLRLMVKEMVTEGLAIPLVKARLHRPICSACGKIKRYFFNKIAMEDGYDALATGHNLDDEVARLFSNTLRWDTAYLSDQGPRLDSENGFVRKVKPLWRLTEFETANYAFLMGIENHYAPCPYSPGASFSVLKGLLQQLEAAMPGRKLDYYQGFLARGRPVFARREAEQGQALRPCPQCGYPTSSGDLCGVCRIRAALRDTDADRTDLPENRVEGAA; encoded by the coding sequence ATGAAGTGTAAAATCTGTAAAGCCGAGGCCGCGGTGGCCCTGCGCAGCCACAATGCGGCCTTTTGCCCCGCGTGCTACAAAGAATTTTTTGCCCGGCAGGTGACGCGCGGCATTGAGGGACAGAACCTCTTCAGCCATGAAGAACGCGTGCTGGTGGCGCTTTCGGGCGGCAAAGATTCTTTGGCGCTTATGCTGGAGCTTTCCCGCCAGGGCTACAACGTCACAGGTCTGCACATTGACTTGGGCATTCCCGGTTCTTCGGCGGCGGCGCGCGGCGTGACCGAGCGCTTCTGCGCCAAGCACGGCCTGCGGCTCATGGTCAAAGAAATGGTGACGGAAGGTCTGGCCATTCCGCTGGTCAAGGCTCGGCTGCACCGGCCCATCTGTTCCGCCTGCGGCAAGATAAAACGCTATTTCTTCAATAAAATCGCCATGGAAGATGGCTATGACGCCCTGGCCACCGGCCACAATTTGGACGACGAGGTGGCGCGCCTGTTCAGCAATACCCTACGCTGGGACACGGCCTACCTCTCGGACCAGGGGCCGCGTCTGGACAGTGAAAACGGCTTTGTGCGCAAGGTCAAGCCGCTCTGGCGGCTTACGGAATTTGAAACGGCCAACTACGCCTTCCTCATGGGCATAGAAAACCACTATGCCCCTTGCCCTTACAGCCCCGGGGCCAGCTTCAGCGTGCTCAAGGGCCTGCTGCAGCAGCTGGAGGCGGCCATGCCCGGCCGCAAGCTGGACTACTACCAGGGTTTTCTGGCCCGCGGCCGCCCGGTTTTTGCCCGTCGCGAGGCGGAGCAGGGGCAGGCATTGCGGCCTTGCCCGCAGTGCGGCTATCCCACGTCTTCTGGCGATCTCTGTGGGGTGTGCCGCATCCGGGCCGCCCTGCGGGATACAGATGCGGACCGGACAGACTTGCCGGAAAACAGGGTGGAAGGCGCGGCCTAA
- a CDS encoding glycosyltransferase codes for MRVLLLAPQNAPPPTLEEQRLWAELGSPRRTARLEEDHALALALHMRDGGPLAPMLACRQGSALHRRAMTLNLPVLPLPGVHPANPLTLFRLWRWQRRHARLLVQTVGEEALALGHCLLRLRPCGSTLLAHAFLLRPPLDGKNPALHAAHKIFCGSGHVRARLTAAADPGEQGGRADPSAPRLPGPRQVLLAPGMALEAEEHPLAREDSPAGARCVFGLGEALAPRSGAQIVTRAMAAIWQREDLPPWEVRALGGGPRYQELLDEALTLGVAARLCLLNDQPPALALPACRVWIAPGTSPEELPETLWSGMAAGLPNICTRTPLHRERLDAAALQPDGPCPAQRTAVPPPDLCMEENGPALWVPPDDPQALAKAMIAMMTDAPLRRRLAERSAALRPLVGLNAFAARACRCYTIWGRELGWIAPEAAPAGQS; via the coding sequence ATGCGCGTTCTGCTGCTGGCCCCGCAAAACGCGCCGCCGCCGACTCTGGAAGAGCAGCGCCTCTGGGCCGAGCTGGGCTCCCCCCGGCGCACGGCCCGTCTGGAAGAGGACCACGCCCTGGCCCTGGCCCTGCATATGCGCGATGGCGGTCCCCTGGCCCCCATGCTGGCCTGCCGTCAGGGCTCTGCCCTGCATCGCCGGGCCATGACCCTCAACCTGCCCGTGCTGCCTTTGCCCGGCGTACACCCGGCCAACCCGCTGACCCTGTTCCGCCTCTGGCGCTGGCAGCGCCGCCATGCCCGCTTGCTGGTGCAGACCGTGGGCGAGGAAGCGCTGGCCCTGGGCCATTGCCTGCTCCGCCTGAGGCCGTGCGGCAGCACCTTACTGGCCCACGCATTTTTGCTGCGCCCGCCCCTGGACGGCAAAAATCCTGCCCTGCACGCCGCCCACAAAATTTTTTGTGGGTCCGGGCATGTCCGCGCGCGTCTGACTGCGGCGGCAGATCCCGGCGAGCAGGGCGGGCGCGCAGATCCGTCGGCGCCGCGGCTTCCAGGCCCGCGCCAGGTATTGCTGGCCCCAGGCATGGCTCTGGAAGCCGAGGAGCACCCCCTGGCGCGGGAAGATTCCCCTGCGGGCGCGCGCTGCGTCTTCGGCCTGGGCGAGGCCCTGGCCCCGCGCTCCGGCGCGCAGATCGTCACCCGCGCCATGGCCGCCATCTGGCAGCGGGAAGACCTCCCCCCTTGGGAGGTGCGCGCCCTGGGCGGCGGCCCGCGCTATCAGGAACTGCTGGATGAGGCCCTCACCCTGGGCGTGGCCGCGCGGCTCTGCCTGCTCAACGATCAGCCCCCGGCCCTGGCCTTGCCCGCCTGTCGGGTCTGGATAGCCCCCGGCACCTCGCCGGAAGAGCTGCCCGAAACTCTCTGGTCCGGCATGGCGGCGGGCCTGCCCAACATCTGCACCCGCACGCCTCTGCACCGCGAACGGCTGGACGCGGCCGCACTGCAGCCAGACGGCCCTTGCCCCGCCCAGCGCACAGCTGTGCCGCCGCCCGACCTCTGCATGGAGGAAAACGGCCCCGCCCTGTGGGTGCCGCCGGACGACCCGCAGGCCCTGGCCAAGGCCATGATAGCAATGATGACCGACGCTCCATTGCGCCGCCGCCTGGCGGAACGCAGCGCGGCCCTGCGCCCCCTGGTGGGGCTGAACGCCTTTGCCGCCCGCGCCTGCCGCTGTTATACGATCTGGGGACGCGAACTGGGCTGGATTGCGCCGGAGGCCGCGCCCGCAGGGCAGAGCTGA
- a CDS encoding aspartate-semialdehyde dehydrogenase encodes MSKKLTVAVVGATGAVGREMLKTLHDRDFPATEVRAFASARSEGVKVPYGERELTVHELKEDVFDGVDMAIFSAGGATSQKFAPHAAHAGCVVVDNSAAWRMDERCPLVVPEVNPQALDAHQGIIANPNCSTIQMLVVLKPLHDAGKIRRVVVSTYQAVSGTGQKGMEELERQVRDLFNSRDPENKVYPYRIAFNVLPHIDVFLDNDYTKEEMKMVNETVKIFDDPTIKVTATCARVPVFYCHAESVNIETEKKITPKEARVMLSQAPGVRVFDNPRELMYPMPAYCVGEDATYVGRIREDESIANGLNLWIVADNVRKGAALNAVQIGEELLRRDLVRVRDKNVFLR; translated from the coding sequence ATGAGCAAAAAGCTGACCGTTGCCGTTGTGGGCGCCACGGGCGCCGTGGGCCGAGAAATGCTCAAGACCCTGCACGACCGGGACTTTCCCGCCACGGAAGTGCGGGCCTTCGCTTCCGCCCGTTCCGAGGGCGTCAAAGTGCCCTACGGCGAGCGTGAACTCACCGTGCACGAACTGAAAGAAGACGTCTTTGACGGCGTGGACATGGCCATTTTTTCCGCCGGCGGGGCCACCTCGCAGAAATTTGCGCCCCACGCGGCCCACGCGGGCTGTGTGGTGGTGGACAATTCCGCCGCCTGGCGCATGGACGAGCGCTGTCCCCTGGTGGTGCCGGAAGTGAACCCCCAGGCCCTGGACGCGCACCAGGGCATCATTGCCAACCCCAACTGTTCCACCATCCAGATGCTGGTGGTGCTCAAGCCGCTGCACGACGCCGGAAAAATCCGGCGGGTGGTGGTTTCTACCTATCAGGCCGTGTCCGGCACCGGGCAGAAGGGCATGGAAGAGCTGGAGCGCCAGGTGCGCGATCTCTTCAATTCCCGCGACCCGGAAAACAAAGTCTATCCCTATCGCATTGCCTTCAACGTGCTGCCGCATATCGACGTCTTCCTGGACAACGACTATACCAAGGAAGAAATGAAGATGGTCAACGAGACCGTGAAGATCTTTGACGACCCCACCATCAAGGTCACGGCCACCTGCGCGCGGGTGCCCGTGTTCTACTGCCACGCCGAATCGGTGAACATTGAAACGGAAAAGAAAATCACCCCCAAAGAGGCCCGCGTCATGCTCTCGCAGGCTCCGGGCGTGCGCGTCTTCGACAACCCGCGCGAACTCATGTACCCCATGCCCGCCTATTGCGTGGGCGAAGACGCCACCTATGTGGGCCGCATCCGCGAGGACGAAAGCATCGCCAACGGGCTGAACCTGTGGATTGTGGCCGACAACGTGCGCAAAGGCGCGGCCCTCAACGCCGTGCAGATTGGCGAAGAGCTGCTCCGCCGCGACCTGGTGCGCGTGCGAGATAAAAACGTGTTTCTGCGCTGA
- the sqr gene encoding type III sulfide quinone reductase, selenoprotein subtype → MKKLLILGAGAGGTMMATKVRKLLSPREWEITLIDRDPVHHYQPGWLLVPFGVDTPQGCVRPKKDFMVHGVNFVLDAIKAVDAEHRKVVCQEGTYDYDWIIVATGARIAPEEVPGLTDDWGGKIHNFYTPDGAAALYDKLKHFRKGRLVLHICETPIKCPVAPLEFVYMADWYLQKLGVRQDVEIELVTPLTGAFTKPVANNILGALCAKKGIKVTTNWSVDSVDAGRAVITSVTGDEIPYDLLVSIPPNLGQPFLVESGLADVTGYIDTDKELLKAKKFENMYVIGDATNVPASKAGSVAHFEADVIAQNLMADIEGTDNYYRFDGHTNCFIVTGFEKASLIDFSYAVEPLPGMFPLPGVGPFELLGESHINYWGKLMFKWVYYNLMMKGHELPFEPNMYLAGKDTSLLRSK, encoded by the coding sequence ATGAAAAAACTGCTTATTCTTGGCGCCGGCGCCGGCGGGACCATGATGGCCACGAAGGTGAGAAAGCTCCTGAGCCCACGGGAGTGGGAGATAACTCTCATTGACCGCGACCCCGTCCACCACTATCAGCCTGGCTGGCTGCTGGTGCCTTTTGGCGTGGATACGCCGCAGGGCTGCGTTCGCCCCAAAAAAGATTTTATGGTGCACGGCGTCAATTTTGTGCTGGACGCCATCAAGGCCGTGGATGCGGAACACCGTAAGGTAGTCTGCCAGGAAGGCACTTATGACTATGACTGGATCATCGTGGCCACCGGGGCCAGAATCGCCCCTGAGGAGGTTCCCGGCCTCACGGACGACTGGGGCGGCAAGATCCATAATTTCTACACCCCCGACGGCGCGGCCGCCCTGTACGACAAGCTGAAGCATTTCAGGAAAGGGCGGCTGGTGCTGCACATCTGCGAAACGCCCATCAAGTGCCCGGTGGCGCCTCTGGAATTTGTGTACATGGCGGACTGGTATCTGCAGAAGCTGGGCGTGCGGCAGGATGTGGAAATAGAACTGGTCACGCCCCTTACCGGCGCGTTCACCAAGCCGGTGGCCAACAACATCCTGGGGGCGCTCTGCGCCAAAAAGGGCATCAAGGTCACCACCAACTGGAGCGTGGACAGCGTGGACGCGGGCCGCGCCGTGATCACGTCGGTGACGGGCGATGAAATTCCTTACGACCTGCTGGTGTCCATTCCGCCCAACCTGGGGCAGCCTTTCCTGGTCGAATCCGGCCTTGCCGACGTCACCGGCTATATTGATACGGACAAGGAGCTGCTCAAAGCGAAAAAGTTTGAAAACATGTACGTCATCGGCGACGCCACCAATGTTCCGGCCTCCAAGGCCGGTTCCGTCGCCCACTTTGAGGCCGACGTCATTGCTCAGAACCTGATGGCGGATATCGAAGGCACGGACAACTACTACCGCTTTGACGGGCACACCAACTGTTTTATCGTTACGGGCTTTGAAAAAGCCTCGCTCATAGACTTCAGCTATGCCGTGGAGCCCTTGCCGGGCATGTTCCCCCTGCCGGGGGTGGGTCCCTTTGAGCTCTTGGGCGAAAGCCACATCAATTACTGGGGCAAGCTCATGTTCAAATGGGTGTACTACAACCTCATGATGAAGGGGCACGAACTGCCGTTTGAACCCAACATGTATCTTGCAGGGAAAGACACCTCCTTGCTGCGCAGCAAGTAG
- a CDS encoding DUF1641 domain-containing protein, with protein sequence MASEDKILERLDAIENRLAALQERGENSRALLEQAAPIGNHAFRLLVTELECLNGRVSLDDILDLCRKGLLTVPRLIWLLDQLENLTDLWRILHPAMGPTFPHLIEKMDAWDKSGLFANLAAFKTAGGNWLAAQSPEDIARLGESLVFLTSQLQKLAEPALQARITALLEAVASYDPAQARPTGLLGLLAVLRSAEGRQSLGFLAELLKTLGKTAPPQGAAS encoded by the coding sequence ATGGCATCTGAAGACAAAATTCTGGAGCGTCTTGACGCTATTGAAAACAGGCTGGCGGCCCTGCAGGAACGCGGCGAAAACAGCCGCGCCCTTCTGGAACAGGCCGCGCCCATAGGCAACCACGCCTTCCGCCTGCTGGTTACGGAGCTGGAGTGTCTTAACGGCCGGGTTTCGCTGGACGACATCCTGGATCTGTGCCGCAAGGGGCTGCTCACCGTGCCCCGGCTCATCTGGCTGCTGGACCAGCTGGAGAACCTCACCGACCTCTGGCGCATTCTGCATCCTGCCATGGGGCCGACCTTTCCGCATCTTATTGAAAAAATGGATGCATGGGACAAGAGCGGCCTGTTCGCCAACCTCGCCGCCTTCAAAACTGCGGGGGGGAACTGGCTGGCGGCCCAGAGCCCTGAAGATATTGCCAGGCTGGGAGAAAGCCTTGTCTTTCTGACCAGTCAGCTGCAAAAACTGGCCGAACCCGCCCTGCAGGCCCGCATCACGGCCTTGCTGGAGGCGGTGGCGTCTTATGATCCCGCCCAGGCCCGACCCACGGGCTTGCTGGGACTTCTGGCGGTTCTGCGCAGCGCCGAAGGCCGACAGTCTTTGGGATTTTTGGCAGAACTGCTGAAAACGCTGGGCAAAACCGCACCGCCGCAGGGAGCAGCCTCTTAG